The Nostoc sp. 'Lobaria pulmonaria (5183) cyanobiont' genome window below encodes:
- the sppA gene encoding signal peptide peptidase SppA, translated as MVWPFKPKFRKQIARIEITGAIAGATRKRVLEALKTVEEKKFPALLLRIDSPGGTVGDSQEIYSALKRLREKIKIVASFGNISASGGVYIGMGAEHIVANPGTITGSIGVILRGNNLERLLEKIGVSFQVIKSGPYKDILAFDRELTQPEENILQELIDTSYQQFVQTVAEGRSLTVETVKSFADGRIFTGQQALALGVVDRLGTEEDARRWTAELVGLDPEKTLCYTLEERKPLLSRFLPGSRQFSSGIRAGIDWLEFEMSTSGLPLWLYRP; from the coding sequence ATGGTTTGGCCGTTTAAGCCCAAGTTTAGAAAACAAATTGCGCGGATTGAAATTACTGGTGCGATCGCCGGTGCTACTCGCAAACGCGTCCTAGAAGCCCTGAAAACTGTAGAAGAAAAAAAGTTTCCGGCATTATTGCTACGTATCGATAGTCCTGGCGGTACAGTCGGAGATTCTCAAGAAATCTACAGTGCCCTGAAGCGTTTGCGCGAAAAAATCAAAATCGTCGCTAGCTTTGGCAATATTTCGGCTTCTGGAGGAGTCTACATCGGCATGGGAGCCGAACACATCGTCGCCAACCCAGGTACGATTACGGGTAGCATTGGTGTGATTCTGCGTGGAAATAACTTGGAACGCTTGCTAGAAAAAATCGGTGTTTCCTTCCAGGTAATTAAGTCTGGCCCTTACAAGGACATTTTGGCTTTTGACCGGGAACTGACTCAACCAGAAGAAAATATCCTGCAAGAGTTGATTGACACAAGTTATCAGCAGTTTGTCCAAACAGTAGCTGAGGGCCGTTCTTTAACGGTAGAAACTGTGAAAAGTTTCGCCGATGGCCGGATTTTTACTGGACAGCAAGCTCTAGCCTTGGGTGTTGTAGACCGCCTGGGCACAGAAGAAGATGCCCGTCGTTGGACAGCAGAACTGGTTGGTCTCGATCCAGAAAAAACTCTCTGCTATACCCTAGAAGAGCGTAAACCTTTATTGAGCCGCTTTCTACCCGGAAGTCGTCAATTTTCATCAGGAATTAGGGCTGGTATTGATTGGCTCGAATTTGAAATGTCTACTAGTGGTTTACCTCTGTGGTTATATCGACCCTAA